AaagtatcttgtgttattcgatCTTGATTTCGTACATTCTTATGTAACTATCTATTTTATTTCGGACATGATTTGAAGTATGATTTGCTGCCTATGCCCACACGTGTTTCTACTTCGGTGGATGGATCCCTAGTGGTTGATCGGTGTACCCATCCTGCGATATCCTTTTGGTAGGGTAGGATGCTTTTGCAAACTTGGTTATTTCAGTTGTGATAGATTTGGTGTTGTTAGGGATTGTTGAAGTATAATGGTGATTTTACATGCACAACtctttttataagaatttgtaGAAGAGCTACTATGAATATTTACAGTTGTCCGACAGTCTTAAGATTCAACTCTCGTCGGGGTCTCAATCATTTCATTCTTTGGGTTAGATAAATCATATTCTCTAGTAATGAGTACCTCATGTCTAAAGATCAGATTTTTATAGCTTAAGCTCTTGGAAAGCTTGGGTAGCGAGAATGGAATCTTGACAAAACCTGTGATGGTTTGCACATTATGAGTATATGGTGGTTGTTCAAGTTCACTTTTGGTTATAGCCGGTATTAAGAACTTCATCgtaagtatgtgagaaaagaCTCGCCTTGGTGGTTGTGCTATGATTCAAGAGGTTTCGATTCAAATTGAATTCATGGGTTAGTTTATGGCTTGGTAATCACTCCTGATTTGTAAATCTACCAGGGTTTGATTCAAAAATTCAGTTCTTAGAAGTTGATCTTGATGGAATGGTCTTAAGGAGGAGCTCACTTGGAGGGATGAACACCGACTCTAGAATATAATAACTCAAGCTTTAGATATCGTCGGCTATTCTTCCCTTTTcttctttatgttcgaggacgaacatgatttttagtggtggataatgtaatgacccgttaggtcactttgagaacgagtcttcttcccttcataaaagactcattccgtatatttaaattgtaaattttagactattcgataacttcatttaattaattgatgggtgattttaaataattaatttaattgatgggctaaagtgttaatttatctaatacttataccacttttcttatatttaataaaataggttagtagaatttgttattttagtagataattaataagaaaaagaaggaaataaaataataatatatatatatatatatatatatatatatatatatatatatatatatatatatatatataatctgatggcaaatgccatcagatgtaaacGAGAGGCCGCCGAcgaaaaggaagaaaaactgGGAggaaaaatacggaggaagaaagaaaagaaagggagaaaagaaaaataaaggagaagagaaaaatagggattttcattccaaagcgtcaaggtaattattctcatcctttccattaaattttcatgtgattatgaatatatttttagggtatattggtggagaaacaatgttgaaataagaaaatatgaccctagggttcttcacataaaatcttgatttgggggtcgaataacgatccgttttagctgaaatttgacatgtgagtttattttatcatgagtgaacataatcgaaaagaaaatttcagatttgacttcaatgacatagaatgagttagttcccaaattttgatatattgagattgaaaatgatatgaaataaaaggggtcgggccacacgctccgtggcaggtattatgaaacaaaggggtcgggccacacgctccgtggcagatattatgaaataaaggggtcgggccacacgctccgtggcaagatatatatattgaggggaagggccacacgctccgtggcaggttacatggacagaaatgtcccccatgggttccggactgtgattcagcggatgtgtaccgataggacagacatgcatcatttcattgcattgcattgcacctttctgacatttgtgaatttgtgtttacccctatattgttctgtgtatgttgaacttgacttgatatgattcattgatgagaatttgtggactgtattactgttgttattgtacaagtgtagagttgggctgattttatgcaggttgtagttaaggaggttcggttgggaggacaggagtacttgtatctattaagctttgcttagttttagctatccacttgctgagtaccgtgttgtttggtactcactccttgcttccacacttgtgtaggttgtgagcccggatctgcttgatcttctagcattttctaccacttccgaggctatcattccgagtgttgaggtagctgttacattcatctagcggacacctcttactcttttattatgttttagtcctactctagtgacaaagacattgtgactgtattttctttcgtacttcggtaatttattagtggcttgtatacgtgacaaccagtcttgggggattttggagattatttatttgtttttgactaatttaaaccttattttatctcaattacttccgcatttacttttcattgagttttaggttgacttgtctcggtgggttgagatgagtgtcatcacacccgaatttggatcgtgacacacaAACTATTTTCAagacttgaacccgtgacctcttggtcaataatataacaaaaaaaaaacaaaaatagcaAATAACTAgagcaaaatatttatttttgaaactaaaatttacaaaaatcaaCTTAACCGATCAAATCAATCATACTATTGACATACCTAGCCTTTACTATTGAAAAGGAAGTAGgtaaaaaaacaataataaataaataaaccaCTTGCCCTAATCCTAATAGATTACTTTTCAACCTCACATAATTATACTTGCTTAGaagataaatataatataatctcCAATTATTTTCCTATAAATACTAACCTCTTGACATCTGTCTTTCTTCAACTTgacaaaactttttttttttctcttctctgcttcttttttcttttttcctcccatagaaaaaaaaactaatggCTTCACAAAAAGTTATCACTGTCATCACTACTTCCTCCGATAGCTCCACCGGAGATTCACACCCGCCGGCGAACTGTCCGAAAGGACAGTGTTTGTGCTCTCCGACGACACATCGAGGATCTTTCAGGTACTTTTATTCAGCGGCGATATCAGGATTTTCACTCAATTTCGACTGATAATAGATTTGTTATTAAAGACgaaatcatgatttaatttttttgatttttcatgatttcaattttttttaattcttataaTTGTCcgaatcaaaatatcatcaacgagGACAACAAATTTAAGCAAGTAGCGCATTAATAGATTACTTGTTTTTACTAAATTCTCAATAAACATTTCTTTATATACATGTAGTAGATTTCTCaatataaaaatagaattaCACAAAAGTTATTGAATTTTCAAAAACTCCGTACTTTAGATCCTCCTCCTAGTCAATTGAACACTTTTGGTGAAAAATTATACTTCTACGTAAATAgggaaaaatgatttttttatatatataaaagttactGAATCTCCTTatctaaataatatttttacttgAATTCCGCCTTTTATTGAAAGATTAAATTGCGCAAAGAATTGTGACAAATTTTATCAAGAGAATCCGTCACCTAAtactatatgtatatatattgtgtgATTTTCTACAGTATCCTCTCCCGTCTTTGGCAAATATgttaaaaatatatacttttgttgttttaatttatttgtttaaatttaaaatacgAGGATCAAATTAACTAATGTTCGTTAATATCAGATGCAGGTACCACCGTACCTCTGCTTCTGGTGAGACAAGTACTGCATGGTTCAAGAGGTCTAAATCCATTCctgttaataataataataataacaacaacaacaacaacttgtCTTCAATTTCTCCCAAATCAGTTGAATCTACTTAAGTACAAGTTTAATTTGtactttttcatatatatatttatatgttttacTGGATAAATGAAAAAGTATCTggtctttttttttcctctcttgaATATGTACAGTAGATTTTGATATTGCGTTTTTTGGCGGAATCAAAATTTACGGTATGAGTTTTGAATTTGTAAATTTATAGTTCATTTAAGTTAATTGGTTTACAATCaatatttgatgattttttagttataaataaaacatttaagaaataattattaaattctTTTGCACTCGTATTTAATATTGTAGTTCCGCCCTACATGCAACTTACAAATTACGAGCTTAATTTAGGTTATGTTACAACATGTAAAAATTGGGAAGGCAGAGTAAATTTGTGATAGTACTTTAGTtcaactttgaaaaatatacaTTTGAATTAAGTTAAAAAGAGTATCTGAGATACTGAAATTTGTTTAAATATGAATATAAAATTGAAGTTTTGTGAATGAAAAACTGAGAAACTCCTAAAACATGTTTTTCAAGTTGAAATAATGGGTCAGTTTAATAAACAAACACTTATTTAAAATAGTTTTCAGATATTGTATATGGTCTTTTGGTTTCTTTACTAAATATATTACATTAGTCCTAATCTTTTGTGCCTTTTTGTTTGGGGTGGGAGGGGTGGGGGTATCAATATAATGAATCGTCTTTTCTttaatgttattattttcatagcttttaatttattatacTAGCCTAATAAGCATTGATTACTCAACACTTATCAATTACCATGAGCTAGAAATTAAAAATGGATAAGATCAACAAAAATGAAAttggctattattattattattatttgttttttcattTGATGTTCGAAGCCTGTGGAGTTTCGATTAAATTTGAATCGCGTATCGCAGGATTTATTTGAGAATAACGCTCctaacatgattttttttatacctAAGACTagaaataaaaatcaagaaaataatttcaCTATTATACcatgtttgttattattattatttagttgGAGTGGTGGAGTGTGGTGGGTGAGAAATGACATCAATTCTAGACCAACTGAATAGAACCttagtagatattattattatagctTGGGACCAATTATTTTAGTAAAGACGTGGGAATCTATGATTTGATTAACTATCACACAATTGGAAggaggagaaaatatttcaaaattatctTAAGTGGATAATACAACAATTGTTTTTGTGATCAAATTCATTTGGTGGATATCTTAATTATAAtactaaatttaaaataaatatattataaaatcgaaaatgaaaatgaaaatgaagtGAGTCACTTGATTGATATCCTACTATAATAATGTTAAGATGCTCCATTTattgaaaatgatttatgataataaaatatggACACCAAAGAAGAAAAACATGTACATCCAAGTCATCCGCCAACTAATTAATTTCAGTAGAATGATTCGAgattcttctcctttttttaatatttgagtTCAactttttgaagttaaaattttatgttGAGACCCTGTCTCAAAAATGAACTCTATAATATGcgttaatttaaatttaatcagatccaaaaaatatcaaatcttgAGCAAAAAAAAACTAATGAATTTCTCTCATAACGATGTTAagtaaaagttttttttttgaatatagtaattaagtaaattataaaagaagaaaCTTATCAAATgtgaatttattaatttaactCATTTTAACTTCCATCAAATGTGGGTTAAGTGCACGGGTAGCCTCTTTTAGGGTTGTCTAAAATTTAGCTAACATTTGCAATGTATTTAACATATAACCATAACTTAAAAAGAGTGAACTTTTAATGCCTTTATTtgtgaatatttatatttttactcTTTATTTAATGATAAATGAGGGgataaaaaaatactattataTCATAAAAGTATATTCACTAAAAgatttcattaatttttaatCATAATTTACACATTACGATTTTAGTATATAGAATATAGCTGGTCCAGATAACACCTCAAAGATATATAAGATCTTCTAGAATAATGAATTATTCTTGCAAAAGTTATCCAAAGAATTGGATATATTCCTAGTAAGGTGATGACACTTCTTTGATAAGTGAGCCACTTATTTGTCCTTtgcttgataaaaataaataaataaataataaaaaattatctttttttgatttttcatctGGAGTCTGGAGTTAAATTAAAGCCCCTGACTAATTTGAATCACTCACTTCATGACCTATTTAGAAGTGATGCTTccaacatgattttatttgcatATTTAAGGCTCAAATTTAAGATTTTTGATTAAAGATAGATTAGTTTCGCTATTGCACCATAATTCATGTTGATAAAAAAAAGTTGCCTATGCTAAGTCAAATATATGACTCTACGAGTTTGTCTTTTGTTATCATGTTGGAGTGGAGATGGAATTTGATTATTTACAAGTAGAAAAGAACAACTAAAGTATAGCAAGTGCAACTAAAGTATGGCACACTTGCTATTATTGCTAAGGTTCTCTTGTATGTGAATGTTTTACTTGAGTCCACCgtatattgaaaatattttttttcctttcataaAAGCGGAATAAGACATTATATTCTTCTCAAATCTCATTTATAAAAAATCTCATTTGTAaaagtaattattattatagatggataaaataatatacCCCTTTAACCGTTGAGAAGTCGAAAATTTTACAAAGAGCATTCAaactttaatataatatatataaagagagagTAATTCTTTTATCCAAGtaatgataatatatatataaaattgatCACCATTTTAATCAATGCAGCTCTGCACGCCATTACCTCTTACATGTAATAggtaatgtttttttttttaattattactccctccgttcatATTTACTTATCGATATGCTATTTTATAATGTCGAGCAATACTTGttcaatttataaaatcaataaatagtttatatttttcaatGTTTAGATAACTTTTACTTGATAAGGgtgatttgataaaattacctCTATCATTACTGCTTTTTAATTTCTATATCAAGACAATACAAGATAACTATTATTAAATAGAAAAAGTATTATTCTCTACGTTATTAATTTCACTTTTAATAGACTTGACTTACATATAGCAATCTCTTAAATAAGTCGATATTTTAAATAGAAAAAGTATTATTCTCTACGTTATTAATTTCACTTTTAATAGACTTGACTTACATATAGCAATCTCTTAAATAAGTCGATAttataaaaaagttttaaagtATAAAGAAATTGATGGAATTATAAGATTTTAATGTACAAACTATTCTTACTCTATATTTTTGCATAAGATAAATTTCAGAATCGAAATTTTTAACCTCCTAATTACGTAACAACTTATCTatcttttgaaacttgaaagtcttgacacttttttttacttttccaaGGATAGAGTCATGTGAACAAAGTGACGTTAGGACTGTTAAGACAAGACTTTTTTGGGTAAACAAACAGAAAGGGAGAAGACAAGAAGAAAATGGATGCTGATGCTTTTCTTAGTCGGATCTTTACATGAGGACAGAAAttcccaatatatatatattagtttacTGTACGTGTTTTATATGTGTGTCTGTTCATATTAATCAATTGaattatattcaaaaaaataaaattattaaaaaatagcaATTGATGTTAAAATAATAGAAGGATTACACAAATCTTATAGTGTTAAAACCTAAttacatcttatccttcatcttttccaaattacaaaatctcttaattttgGTAGAATTCAGATACATCCCAAAACGTTCTGATACATCGTGCGAGGTGGTGTATCAGACGTCGTGATACATCATGTAAAATAATATATCCGACCGATATATctcgtaaagtgatgtatccgatgtTCCGATATAtaacgtaaagtgatgtatccgatcgatacatcatgtaaagtgatgtatccgagaatAGGAAAGAGTaaagatttttataattttttcatatgatacgaaattttagaaaatataataaaataaattatatatttagataatctttttaaaaataaatattatatttatctgAATGATAAGAATTTGGAGTTGTGGCAAGATACGTCTTGGGCCCAATTcatatgaatttttggtgatctACGTTGCTTTAAAGACGAAATGAAATCTTGCTTTCTAATTCTAAAAGTTATGAACTCATCCTTCAGGGCCTTTAGGTATTCGGCCCAATGAACTTAAATATGGATAGTTTCGTTtcggaaaaattacttgattgagtgttttttaaaaattaattactgattttagtgatattttttatttattaccatttatagtaatatatagcaatattatgataaatctacacttgtattaaaagtgaattctgcatacaatataaatgtattataagtgttttaaaatatatattatgtttgtgtagtaggaaactaacataatgtattataagtctattaaattatgtgataaatgtattatccatctataaaacttgtattatatatgttttataaatagttctctgcaatatgtattaaaattgtattataaatgtattataagtgttcagtgaaattatttttttattgctataaatggtaaatattttcttaatattgtatatttatgtaagtttccctttcgTTTCTATATAGAGTTTCGGGCCTTTCATCaacttttctcttcttcttgaTAATAATAGCGCGAGCTAATTACATTTTAGtcatgtaatttataaattattcttgttattttatgaaattcatttgtaaaatttaaaacttCATAATAATGGACTATTTTTCAAACTTATACTTATTGAATTTAAGTcttctaaaaattaaaaagagtCGATCAGATCAGACAAGTTACTCTCTCGCCTTGCAGCAGCGACATCTTTCTTTTAAGTTAAGTCATTTTCTAAGACGACTCCTCTTATTCTATAATAATCCAAGTTGTAGCGGCAACTCACGAACATTTTACTGGGCAATACTATAATATGCATTTGCGAGTGTTTAGATGTACGTGTTTTGTTCATATTCTTGCCCAGTTTGGAGAAAAATTGTCCCCAAGGTAATCACTTGTGTCTTTCTTGGATATTCTCAGTTCAGTTATATATATGCTATGACGTGAAATCCAAGAGAGTTGATGTATCCTTAATGCTCTCTTTAATAGGGTCGCCTCATATTTTCCTTAACCTAATTAATCAGCCCCAGGGGGAATGATGATTGAGATGTATTGTGGCCTTGTCTTGTTCATTAACTTGAACCTCATTCTTCCGCAGTTGATGTTACGGATTAGCCTCACTCTTCGGGCTAGCAGCTTTGCTCAGCATTTTCTGTCGAGCGTCAACCTATTCTGCTGACCTCAAAGGATTTCTGTCACCTGACACAACATGTTTGTTCTCGACAACAATTACAACCTCTTTCCCAGGGTCAGGCTACTCTAGAAGATCATCAGTCTATCCCAGTTGCTTCTCTTCTAGTCGCTTCCTAAAATTGTGGATCTCTCTCTCATGTTTTTATCCCGTTGAAGGCTTATGAATCGTTTTTCCTACCTCATCTTAGTTCAATCTTGGTTATGAATTGTTTTATCCTACCTCATTTCAGTTCAATCTTCTCATGAACTTGAATCATTTGCTGAAGCCTCCAATCATTCTTGTTGGAGAGATGCTATACAGGAAGAAATCATTGCCCCCCAAAAAATAATGAGACTTAGTAAGAATCCCTTCCCTCCTTGGGTAGATAGAGAGGGAAGACAGAGCTTTTGCTATTTTAGTTTTTCTCGGACACTAAGGGAGATTACCTCTCCTTCTCTATAACATAGGGGCGGCTCGATAAGCCTAAAAAAAGGCATTAGCCTTAGGCCCCCTAATTTGAGGGGCCTCATTTTTTAAGCAATAATAGGTTataagatatatattttttaaaaatattgagtattatttattaaaaaatataaactttTCATATAAGGGAGAAAGAATTATTAGAAGATTGATAAATCTATGATACTATATGTCTCAAGAAAGATTAAATGGACCGATTATAataaacttcattaaaaaaattaaaatttaaagcaTCCGTTCGAATTTGGCTTTAGGACACTGGTATTTTGAGCTGCCCTGCTATAACAAGtttgaatatttttatctctttttaaatttcgtgttaattaaatattgttacataaatttaattttattgatgatgaaGTTTTTCTAGAATGCTGTGTGTAGCCGtgttgttctttaatttttcctcTATTTATATGTCGAAAGGTACcaaaaaattctcaaataaaagTCTAAACAACTTCCAATTTCATTGAAAGTTCTTTCCTTTTAAACCTCCTCCTCCTTTATTATTCACAAATGTATAACCTGACTCGAGAATattaaaaagtttttttaattttttttttgaattcaaaTTCTAGATATGAAATAATCTTTATTAggttagaaaatattttatcgtctaatataattttttttgtacaaaTCAAAAATTAATCGAGCCTCAATTTCAAATATCGAAACTCAggtgaaaaattcaaaaagagaTATTGCATGAATGGGGGATGGAAATATccttatatattattataagataGTAAACCAAACAGTGAATATGACCTAAATGGGGACAGGGAAAATGTGAGGTTTCATTTTCAGCATGTGCAAATTAGTGGATGCAAAGCAAGTTCTtcacaagaaaaaaataataataatgtgaattcaaaaataatatatatctttagtgtaagaaaaaaattatattataaagtcatttttatatgttatagcatgttatatatttaattttataaattatacaTTCTAAGAAAGTTTATCTGTAGATATATTTTTATCTGATATGATGGTATAAAAAGATATTTAAAGATAATATGCAATTATCAGAATAATATTTTAGAACATTCCATGCAAATTTGGCGACTAATATAAGCTTGACCAATATACTATAaagtttttatatttgaatGTTGAATTAGTTTATTCAAAGTCTTATGTGTCACTCCCTTTATCATGGTCCATCCACAATGACTATTCGAGCCTCCTACTCTATCAAGAaaaatatgtgtatatataaagtttggtatttgaaataattagaatttgagctagaaatttTTTAAAGGTAAAACATTCTTAATAAGATGACTCCCACCTTGGGGCAAAGCGTTCACTAATAATTCGATGAGTGGAGCCAAGGAATGATAAAGAGCTTTATCTGA
This sequence is a window from Solanum dulcamara chromosome 10, daSolDulc1.2, whole genome shotgun sequence. Protein-coding genes within it:
- the LOC129870592 gene encoding uncharacterized protein LOC129870592 codes for the protein MASQKVITVITTSSDSSTGDSHPPANCPKGQCLCSPTTHRGSFRCRYHRTSASGETSTAWFKRSKSIPVNNNNNNNNNNNLSSISPKSVEST